Part of the Sorghum bicolor cultivar BTx623 chromosome 1, Sorghum_bicolor_NCBIv3, whole genome shotgun sequence genome, GTTAAACAACACCGGGATGTTCAGCATTAGCGGGAGGTCATATTCAAATACGTGAAGAAACATCCAGTGGCAGTGAGCGTCCGTTTGGCGCCTCGTCACATCACCGTGACATCGTCTGCGTCGAGGCCGACACGGCCGAAACCAACTCGCCACCTCGTCACTTTACCGGCTACCCACACACGTACTCCGGCCCGAGAGCGACGCGAGCCGACGACACGACAGGCGCCGGCGCTAGACCAGCCGCTGCTGCCGCGTCCCGTCGCGTCTTGCCGCCCCAACAAGGCAACCACTACGGGACGGGCACTTCGGGCAACCGGTCCAGCCTGTCTTCGAAAAGGCCCAGTTCTAGGACGGGCCAATAGCCCAGGCAAGCCGAACCAACGCTTGCTCCATTCAGGATTGCTCAGAGTCGTTGATTGTTGAATGATGAATGTTCATCGTAGCCAATAGTTGATTAATGAATTCTAAGTAATGGATTTGGAGATATATTATCCTTGTTATCCTAGTGCTATGTGCATGTGTTTGACTATTTATGTTCATATAAGTTTTTCTTAGCCACATATTTCTACGCATAAAGTGATTAAGAATTGTAACCTTTTAGATTTTTGATGAAGAAGACTGCAGCTGGTTTAGCCCGTTATCTAAAACCATAGTTTCATCAAGGTTTAAGTTGGCAGTATTTTTggaccagaaaaaaaaaagacatgcAGCGTCGCATCTGAACACGCATACATTGGTTTTTATACCTGTTATTAATTGCGTTTTTCTCTCTCAAAAAAAGTACATTGCATTTACACGTACGGTTAAGTGTTTACCCCGTcacattaaaaaaaaaagaattaagTCCTTTTGACATTGCAAACTTTTGTCAACTGTCAAGTCGTCTCTTAAACTTCTCACGAATTAAAAGTGGCCTTTCTGGCAGACAGCATTACCGCAGCAATGTCAAAAGCGCTGTCGAGCCGGCCTATCGCCCGGCAGTCGGTCCACCCTTTCTGCATTCTCCAAGCCTTTCTCGCAGTTGTCCCGAGCGGTCAAGCGATAAGTTTTCGTAGCTACAGTGCTACTCGGCCTGAGCCATCGCCTTGGCCCATAGCGGACTTTGATCAGCCCACTTGCTGAAAacgggagaaaaaaaaaggtagGGCGCAACGTCTGAACAACCCCATAAACGTGGATGGCCACTTCGGCCTCGCACATTTTGTTGACCCAGCACTTGTCATGCCCCTTAGAATAtctatttttatttgatttgcTGCCATGCAATGCAACGAAATTACCAGATATTGAGAGTGTATGGTACGAACTGTCAAGTTCCCATATCGTCTGAGACCCGTACGCATTGACTTGAGCATTGCAGCAAGCAGACTGGGAGCTGGGAAATGGCCCATACACTCATGAGTCACGACTTGGCGTCGCCCGTCTTGCTTTTGCCGTTTGAAATCAGACTTGAACTGAATCCAAGCTTTTCTAACGTCCGAGATACTCTCTTGGACCTGAACTGATCACAATAAAAAAGCGATTCCTCGGTGGGCTTTGCTCGCGGCTTGTATCGGCTGGCGTTCCTTTCGTCCCGGGGAAGAAAATGAACCGTAACAGAATGCATGCATGGCAGCAGCGTCCCGAGCAGTTAGAAGGGGCCTGATCAACGCCATGCAGGATCATGCATGCAGGCGGTTTATTTCTTGGATCGATGGCAACGTGTGCGTATGTACGCGCGCGTTCGGTTGTGTGTACTTGATTCTGTTGCTGCAACGGACGGGTGACGCGGACGACGATCTGGAAAGCGTCGGAGCGGTTGCACGGTGAGCTCATACCGATGGATCCAGCTGCTTTAATTAATTTGCTCACGACATGCATATGCTGCATTTGATTGCTGCGCCTGAACCCTGTTGAAGATGAGGAGGGAGAAGCTTCTTTCGTATATCCTGTGGCACAGCACGGCGTGCGTGCCTCGTCCTCGGCTCGTGGGAAATACAAGCAGCGAAGTCGCGTGAATTGTGGACGAGAGGTcgatcggcttggatcccagctgaCTTCCAAGTTCCAACTCATGATTCATGCGGGGTGCACGTGTGGACTTCACAACAAGGAACGCGTCCTCTGGCTAGTGGCTTTTCTGAGTCCTGACTGCATGCACAAGCCACTTTACGGCCTTCTGCTAGATTGGTCCCGGCTCCCGGGCGACATTTTAGTTTGGCACATGCCTGTACGGCAGTAGCGCGCGGGGCTGCATATAGCGTGCTCGTTTTGAAGGCGTTGTTGTGCGTGCGAGCGCGTTCATGGACTAAGGCCTttccgaaaaaattttagatttcgctactgtagcactttcgtttttatttgacaaatattgtctaatcatgaattaactagaatcaaaatattcgtctcgtgatttacagataaactgtgtaattagtttttattttcgtttatatttaatgcttcatacatgtgccgcaagattcgatgtgacgaagaatcttgaaaactttttgaatttcggagtgaactaaacaaagcctaaatatGTACGCACGCTGACCCTAATCACTGACTCTGACCACGCCGCGTACGCCATGGCGCGGCGAGTAGGAGTTGGCACAAGCTGCAGGCTTCCGACCTGGCACCTGCTGAGTGCCGAGAGCCCGAGACGCGCGCGTGCTATCAATGTCCCCTGCTCCTGAACGTCTCTGATCCATTTCGCCTTTCGTCGTCACtgtacacacgtcatcaagagcATTTTCTTTCGAGATGACGCTGGCTTTGAATCCATATGCTGACTGTGGGCTACTAGTTTGTTAATCTTACTATTATATCAACAATACGCAATGACTAAAATATTGTGCCATACTAATATTGGTGATTTGATTAAGTACTCCATgcttatataaaataataccactacacgcgcgcgcacacacgcaTCACTAATATTTTGAGGGCAGAGTTGAAAGATTAAGCGACTATTTCTATGCCACTTTTTACAGTAAGTGTGTATTGTATGATCtagcaaaaaaaatttaaataaaataaaattttgaataaaatatacaaaaaacgCTTTAGTTTTATTAGCCTAGTAtctcttatttatttttctggCATGGCTGGTGGATTTCATTCACTACTAGCCTAGCATCGAGTGAACGCAACCCAAGATCATACATGTGTGTCATAAAATTCGATGTAACGaggaattttgtttttttttaaactaaaaacAGCCTTTAATTAGGAACCAGGTACATAACCGACTCCATTCATTTTACGCATATGCGGACGCGAGCAGTGCGTAACACGGCGTCCGGCGAGGCAGTGAGCACGATCGACGTCCGGCGGCGCGCTGTCGACCGACGAAGGTGGGCGCTGCGCGGCCGTCGCGGCCAGCGAAATAATTGCCGTTCGGGCACCCGTGGCTTGATGTGGCCGTGCGGCGTGCCACTGTCACTGCCGGGGACGGGGGCGGACGGCGACGCGAGGAGCTCTGGTCTGCCGCCCGCGGCCGGCGTCGCTCTCAGGTCGATCGCCACCGTCGCGGTCCTTCTCCGGCGCGTCCACGTCGGAATGTACAACACGTAAGCCCGCCCTGCTGGCTCTGCAGGCTTCCCCGACCGCTAGGGCAAAGCGTAAATTCGCGGATGGTGGTGGATGTGCATGTTGGATAGTATGCGCATCAGTATGCTCAgactttattattttttttttcccgTCGTCCCTTTTTGCTCTTCTTGGTAACTGGACGTGGAGGTACGTAAAGGACATCGTTGCCAGCTAGGATCACTAATCCGAAGAATGGCATATCCATACCCGATGTGCCTACAAGCACCGGAATTCGGTGACATATCGATACGAAGCAATGCACCTCATCATCGCGAAGATCGACCATCTGCAACTCTAAGCAAGGCAGTTGGGCGCCGCACGCGGGACAAATGGAAACCAGGTGCCGAGGTGCGCAGGTGGCAAACCCTACAGCATGTGCCGCTCGTACCCCCACACCACCACACCCATGCGGCCATGCCACACGGCCACACTGCATCAGCTCCTGTCGACTGCCAGCCTTAACTGCGCTAGGAGACGCCCGATCGACGACGTAGTACGGCCCATGCGGGCGGGCGTGCACCCACTACAGTGGCGCGGGGCCACGGCTCGCGTCGCGTCCTCATCCACCTGCCGCTATCTAGCGTATCTTGCAGCCGCCGGCCGCTACCAGAAACAACGGCAGCGCTGCTCCGTGCGCCGCCCGGCTTTGCAGTTTCAGGCTTTTGAGCCATTATATGCCAGCCAGCCAACGTTGCCCTGGCTTCAACCTCAAAACACTCTCAAACCACCAAAACCTCGCACCCCTGCGAGTAGAAGCTTGCCTTTTTCGTATGGTTGGTTCGACCGAGCCCTCATAACATAAACATAACAGCGGAGCTAGCGCCTAGCGGTGCCCAGCGGCAGCCCCAGCACCAACGAAAACGTGAGACGACTAACATTGAAGCCAATGTCTGATCTTTTGGTAGTGAAAAAAAACAAGCCCAATCATCCCCATCTATCGTCTTCGAATCTCCGATCGAGTCCATATCACGCGAAAAGATCCGAACAGTGCCTGTGCGTAGCGTACGCCCGCCAGCCGCAAAACTGAATCCAACCCCCACAGCAAACTCGCTCGCCGCTACGGGACACCGCCCACCTTTCCACTTGTAAAGCTGTCCTGTCCTGgccttgttttcttttcttcttttttccccCACACATGGGGCAGAGCAGAGGACGCGGCCGCGTTATCCGAACCGCGCGTACGGCCACCAATGATCGGCTTCTTGgcgacggccttgtttagttctgaaaccgtaacactttcgtttgtttgtgacaaatattatctaatcatggactaactagaatcaaaagattcgtctcgtgatttacagctaaactgtgtaattaatttttatttttgtctatatttaatgttttatacatgtgtcacaagattcgatgtgatggaaaatcttgaaaattttttggttttcagggtgaagccGAAGCGGGAAAAACCCGGCTCCGCTCGACAGGACCGCGATCGCGACTACCATGCCATCACGTCCGTCGTCCGGTCCCAAGCGCGCGCGCAACGCATCCGTTCAGAAAACGAGCCCCCCCGGCCACAGCCACGCCGCTGGGCAGGGCTCGATCGATCCGCGCCACACGCACGCGCAGGGACAGCCGAGGACCCCGCCGTCCCGTCCCGGGGGGGAGTGGCGCGGACACGAGCCGGGCGCTGCGACGGCGGCGAACCAGGACCTGGAGAGACCCCGGCGCGCACGGGCGGCGCGTCGCTTTCCTTTTTCCGCGAGGGGGGATACCGGGGCATCGGATTCGGCCGCTAGCGTCTCCCCGGCAGCGGCCGATCGCCGCACATGTCCTTTCGCCAGTGTCGCAGGTGCTCCTGGTGGTGGACACTGGATAGGGATATGTCGTGACTCGTGACAATCCCAGTCGGTCTGTTACGACCGATGGTGTTTGGTGACTACATTTTCCGGACCGGTGATCCAGATCCATCCACCGTTCACATGGTTCACGATGGGTGAAAGTAAAAGAAAAACTGAAATGACCTCGATCGCTATGCAGGGATTGAGAAACGGGGCAGCGCAGGTGGTCTACCGTCTACAGGTAGCCGGTCAAGCCGTCAAGGGGGTCAACGTGCTGGTCAAAGAGATCTGCCACAGGACACGGCGATGTACAATGGACAGTGTTTTCTTGGTCCTTCGAAGCACATGCTTCCCGTTGAGTTTAGTGCTAGCTGCCTACCCTACGAACGAAAAGGTCTTCTGttctctaggccttgtttagttcccaaaaaattttgcaaaaatttttcagatttcccgtcacatcgaatctttaaacgcatgcatggagtattaaatatagacgaaaataaaaactaattacatagtttggtcggaattgatgagatgaatcttttgagcctagttaatccataattggacaatatttatcacaaacaaacgaaagtgctacagtacctgttttgcaaaatttttgaaactaaacaaggccctattctGGATCGAACTCATCAACAGTGCAGGTTCTCTATTTGGCAAAACAACaatttttaagaaaaaaaacttGTCAGAGCCTGCTGTCCTATTGCTCTTGTCGGCTGACCATGCATGGTTGCGTTGGGACAAGCTCGATCATAAACAATCAGGGCTAGCCGATCGGTGTCAGAAGACTGATGCTCGAACAGCTAGGCaagcacccccccccccccccccccccaaaaaaaaccaAATTCAATACTAAGACCTGCTCGTTAGATAAGGTTAACAATCACGACCACGGGACACGGTTCGGTTTTGTTGCTTTACCGTGTGTTGGTTCCCTCTCGATTTTACTGACTCGGAAATCCACTCCGTGGACGTGACCGTGACTTTGGTAGTAAAAACTGACCGTTGCGGCCGTCGTAAAGCCACTAATGACCCCATCGAGATCCTTTCGGCATCAGGGCACtctgcagactctatcatagagtctaaaggtatttattacctcgaacaatgtgaacttaaagtctaaataagacttggagtcttattttttctatctctttcttcaataaatatactgccacatcagcaaaataccataaatagtatgtaattaattgtcttggactctgtaatAGAATCTTGCATTGTAAGTGCTCTCaattagagcaagtttaataatacaatcCACTTGCTGTCTGTAAGTTTCTTTACAGCCTTCTTGCAGCGCACCCATACAATAGTGGGCtacacttatctctctcacaaagtttcttggtttttgtgtctAAGCTGGCTGGAAGCTTACAgtctgcttctcctctctctcctcccttctctcctccacatcagcatttagccagcttacagcccaccataatacttgctctaagctTACAAccttctctcctctcttctctcctccacatcagcatttagccagcttacaacccaccataatacttgctctaagctTACaaccttctctcctccacatcagcatttagccagcttacagcccaccataatacttgctcttagcaCAGTAGCACTAGGTGTGGTGCTGGTGGACGTGAGTACGTGACCGACTTAGGTAAGTAGCGAGCTGGCCGCTGAGCTTTACTTCAATTTTTCAGTTCACGCCCCATTCATGGGCGGCGGACGAAAAAAGAGCCAACCGGAAACACCAAAAGGGATTGGAGGCGCCGGTTTTGCCCACTGGCGCTGCCACTAGCGCCAGGATTTAAGCTGCACGTAATGTGCAGTTAATCCCGCGGGGCACCAATCATACGCTCCACTACTACGCCGAAATTAATAACCGCGCACACCATCACGGGGATTGGGcgagcgagcgacgccgcgcagCCAGATTTCAGGAAAAATCCAAGCGGCCAACAGGCAATCAATTCAGATTTCCTTTGCGTTCCTCGCTATAGCAGCTTGCCGTTGCTCGTCATAGGCATCATGCGTGCCCGCGCGCTTTTCCTTTAATTTGGTCCACCTGCAACTGCCCTCCCACACACATGATCCTCGAGAGCGAGCGAGAAGGCCGGGACTGGGGTGGTGGGGGCGAGATCAGCGCGACACTGAGCCGAGTTTCCACTTTTAACCCCCGGAAACCTGAACGGTTAAGTTCTCTTCTCTCTGACGAAAAGAAAAACAGAAGAAGGCCAAGGGCTACCTCGTAGCTTTCCGTCTTCTTCTTCCTGCAGCCTGCTGCCTGGGGCTTGTGTTGGGCTGCCACCAGCTGCCTATATATAAGTGCTACTATACATGCGTCTGCAGTAGTATTACTCGCGATCGATGGACTCGTGGTGAGCAGCCAGCGAGAGATATAGAGGGTGCAACTAGAGCTATAGCAACATACTACATGTAGCAGTGAGTGCAGTGGATACTATATACGGAGTATACGTACTATACTATACTCGCTCGCTGTGTAGTAGAGAGGAGGCGGCCGGCGGCAGTACTGTAGCGATCGATCGGTGCCATGACCATGagagacgaggaggaggaggcacgACGACCGGCGGTGGTGATCCGGGAGTACAATCCCAAGACGGACCGCGACGGCACGGACGCCGTTGACCGGGAGTGCGAGGTCGGCCCGGCCGGCGGGATGTCGCTGCACGCCGACCTGCTCGGCGACCCCGTCGCGCGCATCCGCCACTCGCCGCACTACCTCATGCTGGTAAGTACGTGTGTCTGTGTATACGTGTACGTCTACTGTGACCCCATCCATCCATACACGTATACGTATACGTACGCATCAATGCGTGTGGCGGATACATACgacgtatatatgtatatatacgtaTGGTCGTGCAGTGCAGCTATCTCTCTAATCTGCTTATAATTGCGCGTACGGTTGAACGTAGCTATTCGCTAACTAGCGAGAGCCGCGCTGATTGTTTCCTTCTTCAATTTTTGCTGGTGCTGGGTTGCTGTTTCAAGCCGCGTTAGTTTTGATCCCGACGTGCATGAACAGGTAGCTGAGACGTCCGGGCCGGCGGACGCTCGCATCGTCGGCCTCGTCCGCGGAACCGTCAAGTCCGTCGCCTCCGGCAAGAGCCGCCCTGGCGCACCCGCCTTCGCCAAAGTCGGCTACATTCTTGGCCTCCGCGTCGCGCCTTCCCACAGGTAGTAAAGTTGCTCTATCATCTTACGATCGCGAGCGACACTGCTTGCCCACATTGTTGAATCGATAGCCTGATCAATGCACGCGCGGCGTGTGTGCATGCAGGCGGATGGGCATCGCGCTGCAGCTGGTGCGGCAGCTGGAGCAGTGGTTCGAGCTCATGGGCGCCGAGTACGCGTACATGGCGACCGACAAGTCCAACGAGGCGTCGCTGCGCCTCTTCACCGGCCGCTGCGGCTACTCCAAGTTCCGGACGCCGTCTCTGCTGGTGCACCCGGTGCACTTGCACCGGCTCaagccgccgcgccgcgccacgGTGGTCCGCCTCGGCGCCCGCGACGCCGAGCGGCTGTACCGCAGCCGGTGCGCGCACGTCGAGTTCTTCCCCGCCGACATCGGCGACGTCCTGGACAACACGCTCTCCCACGGCACGTTCCTCGCGATCGTCGGCGAAGACGGCTACGAGTGGGGCGGCGTCGACCGGTTCCTGGCGACGCCGCCGGCGTCGTGGGCTGTGGCGAGCGCGTGGGACTGCGGCGGCGTGTTCCGCCTCGAGGTGCGCGGCGCGTCGCGCCTCCGTCGCGGCGCCGCGGCCGCCACCCGCGCGCTGGACCGCGTCGCAAAGTGGCTGCGCGTGCCGTCCGTTCCCGACTTCTTCCGCCCGTTCGCCGGGTGGTTCGTCTACGGCCTCGCCGGGACCGGCCGCGACGCCGCGGTGGCCGCGGAGGCCGTGTTCGCTTCCATCGTCAACTTGGCGCGCGGCAGGGCGGCGGCCGTGGCCGTGGAGGTGGCGGCCATGGACCCGCTCCGCGGCCGCATCCCGCACTGGCGCCGCCTGTCGTGCACCGAGGACCTGTggtgcatgaagcggctcggcgctgcaggtggtggcggcggccacGCGGACACCTGGGATTGGGCCAGGTCGGCCCCTGGCCGCTCCATCTTCGTGGACCCCAGGGAGGTGTGACTGTGACTCGATCGGCGGCCGCTTGCGAGCAGAGCTCCTCTAGTGCTCTGGTTTTTTGCCACTCAGCTTCAGTTTTGGTCGTTCTTTTTTGCTTATACACTTACAAATTTTGCGACCCTTAGTTTTGTTCGTTCTGGCTTTGGTAGGCGAGATTCTGTGTGATACACTTTTTTTTAGAATCAATCAGGAAGTACGGCAATGGAATCCATCATGTAGATACATTTCTCTTGTCGTCGTCCGCCGTGTTCTCTGCATCATGTCATGTATGCACAATGGCAATTGGCAAGTGTGTTGTTGCAACTTGCAAGGCGATCGATCCGGTGCAGCCACACGTACACGGAATAGTATCGTTGGGGCATCAACTGATGAATGCAACTGCAACCACCGCAGAATGCAACTGCATATGTTCCTGCCTCACGTCCGCGTCGCGGTGCCTTTCCCTCCGTTGCTACTGCACCGGAATACCGAGTAGTAGCTGATTGGCGACGATCATGGGCGAATCAATGCGTGATGCAATGGCTGATGGATGGAGCTCGGGTAAGCTCTTTCGACTGGCCTGCAACCTGTGTCTATGCGGGAAGCGGGTTGTCCCGCAGCAGAACGCCAGTGGGCGACCGGCGGCGCTCCGATCCGCTGCATATCTGCATATTTGCATGGTGTTCTGTAGTGCGCGCTGAAGAACAATACAGTGATTGGACCTGTCGCCGCGTATCGGTTCCATGTATTTTGTCCATTGGCACATCCATGTCTATCTAGGAGTATCTGTGTAGAGTCACTCGATCGGTTCGCTCCAGCGCGCTACATTGTTCATTTATCCTTTTGCACATCTGACGGCAATGTGTGTCTGGTTCCTGTCGATCATAACGACCCGTCTATCATGTAGTGCCGTGCGTTGCACGTAATAGCGGGATTCATTCGGCGCGAAACGATCATCTCGGTCACAAATCACCAATCACCACTCGAAGGCGCGATGGCGATCACGGAAACCTGCTGAAGAACTCGTGCAGGGCCATCACGGATTGACCGGGTGCTGTACCAAACGTCTCGTCTCACGGACGGTACGACGGTGGCCGGACAGTGAGACAAAGCGGCGATCCAAATGCACCAATGTGCTCGCGACGCTCTGCTGGCGGCTACGTACGCGCGACACATGTGTATACAAATGTAGTAGAGGGGTGTAGTACATGTGACACGCGCAGATCTACTCGCCCTACTCCTCCTCCGTATAGCAGCAGAGAAATGGCACATGCATAGGAACGGCATGTGCCTCTGGAGCTCGCACATTGCTATAGAAAGCCCCGATGTGATGCTCCTGGCAAGCTACGGTAGGTTCGCCGCGCTAGCTATCTGAATCTGATCCGCCGGACGACGAGCCGGCCTCGTGGGCGATTGCTATCCGGTGCTTTTTCGGTCCGTCCCTCTCCGAAACATAGACCGCATTAACAAGGGACCCATCAGTGGATAGACGACgcgggtgtttgattgacagcTATAGGTCATGTTTGGTTCAGTCTGTTTTTTTAACACCTATCTTCTCGAAGTACTAAATtagattatttataaaactaaaaacacagctaaacaataatttatgagacgattttttaaaatctaattagtctataattggacactaattgctatagttacaTATGTACCACATTATTTGTTAAATTTTAACACCTCCAATCAAACACCCTATAACTATTCTAGCACTGTTTGGTTGGTGAGTACTCCCTCCGTGCTCCGCAAAGAAAGTTGTTTAGGATAACAACACGGTTTTCAAAACCTAactttaaatttttttataaaaaaatatttctcaAAAAGTGGtacatgtatatttttataaaaatatttttaagacaaatctattcatatgattTTTCACATattcaaactcaacaacttaaaagttattcatgatttataatcTCAATGTTTGACACAAACCCTTTTTTCAAAATGACTTCCTTTACTAGTAAGGAGGGAGTAATTGTA contains:
- the LOC8081863 gene encoding probable N-acetyltransferase HLS1; this translates as MTMRDEEEEARRPAVVIREYNPKTDRDGTDAVDRECEVGPAGGMSLHADLLGDPVARIRHSPHYLMLVAETSGPADARIVGLVRGTVKSVASGKSRPGAPAFAKVGYILGLRVAPSHRRMGIALQLVRQLEQWFELMGAEYAYMATDKSNEASLRLFTGRCGYSKFRTPSLLVHPVHLHRLKPPRRATVVRLGARDAERLYRSRCAHVEFFPADIGDVLDNTLSHGTFLAIVGEDGYEWGGVDRFLATPPASWAVASAWDCGGVFRLEVRGASRLRRGAAAATRALDRVAKWLRVPSVPDFFRPFAGWFVYGLAGTGRDAAVAAEAVFASIVNLARGRAAAVAVEVAAMDPLRGRIPHWRRLSCTEDLWCMKRLGAAGGGGGHADTWDWARSAPGRSIFVDPREV